From Vanrija pseudolonga chromosome 1, complete sequence, a single genomic window includes:
- the hpcH_0 gene encoding 4-hydroxy-2-oxo-heptane-1,7-dioate aldolase, with protein sequence MSPTAVTESNGTNGAIKKDALSQLDKVAPLIKRNTVKDLMVAGGFAPLYYFHLCHSPEVINLVKLAGYPGIVLNLEHHFTGIETAAQLCFTALNFGLSPVCIVPSLQSDWISRLLDNGAQGIIVPRVGTAEQAQLMVKYSKHRPLGERPLAFGPQLQFQIPDFVQAQDAQNLTTITAPMIETVEGLENVEKIAAVKGLDAIFVGVHDLTDDMGIGGQYTAPSVYEALSRICRAAKANGLYVGFGGLEWHPQVIASLRKDFGSTVGFGIAGRDSSFLLNGMKDVVARFKKVEDGTFEA encoded by the exons ATGTCCCCCACAGCAGTCACCGAGTCCAACGGCACCAACGGCGCCATCAAGAAGGATGCCCTTTCccagctcgacaaggtcgcGCCTTTGATCAAGCGCAACACGGTCAAGGACCTCATGGTGGCTGGAGGCTTCGCCCCGCTGTACTACTTCCACCTGTGCCACTCGCCAGAGGTGATCAACCTCGTCAAGCTGGCAGGATACCCCGGCATCGTCCTCAATCTCGAGCACCACTTCACCGGCATCGAGACAGCTGCCCAGCTCTGCTTCACGGCCCTCAACTTTGGCCTCTCGCCCGTGTGCATTGTGCCGTCGCTTCAGTCCGACTGGATctcgcgcctcctcgacaatgGTGCCCAGGGCATCATCGTTCCTCGGGTCGGAACAGCCGAGCAGGCCCAGCTCATGGTCAAGTACAGCAAGCACCGCCCCTTG GGAGAGCGCCCGCTCGCCTTCGGTCCCCAGCTCCAGTTCCAAATCCCCGACTTTGTCCAAGCGCAGGATGCTCAGAAcctcaccaccatcaccgcccCAATGAtcgagacggtcgagggTCTTGAGAATGTCGAGAAGATTGCCGCTGTCAAAGGCCTCGATGCCATCTTTGTCGGCGTCCACGACCTGACGGACGA CATGGGTATCGGCGGCCAGTACACCGCCCCATCAGTCTACGAAGCCCTCTCTCGGATTTGCCGagccgccaaggccaacggcCTCTATGTCGGCTTTGGCGGTCTGGAATGGCACCCGCAGGTCATTGCCAGTCTCCGCAAGGACTTTGGTTCGACGGTCGGATTTGGCATTGCCGGTCGGGACTCGTCGTTCCTCCTCAACGGCATGAAGGACGTTGTGGCCAGGttcaagaaggtcgaggacggcacgTTTGAGGCTTAG
- the STB5_0 gene encoding Protein STB5 — MSSETSSERSAPTGPTRRRAPSGVPRLSTRTVDGGAIACQRCHHRKKKCDRERPTCGPCSRVKADCIYDIPISDRSHPGFVTNLLSENAAQKEQLSTLRSQLSWLESRVKELEHASAATDTALAAETLLLHALPTNVMHLDESMDTSSSLPPTTMDRDTLNDPGGHATLAERIIQQILTTERGLTLRQSIGEQLGAPDDDESRESDQTTSPLAPWPPKPLARKLANLYLDWTIAFYPLARRSEVLADVDELYAVAGSDVPTDDTFPDPDIRVFRLLIILAGGVNIAETQRGCPRSETSTSLCHQAYRHFPAVFRRKEEECIAGMTLYANYCLLDFGRMSPHHVIGIVARFAIELGFHKEDPSLPLDQQDERRRLFYTIYNLDRVVAVTNSQPLAIPDSIITVKLPNKVEATSPIHRHIEATSFFYHGVAYRRLCGLILEQVYLSPTKDPAEAEQVLSNLHNHLDKWFRAVPLNEQGETSLLFELYHNVLLTSLYRPSPLFNSTHPMRMSGLRRSAWKSVKLYRKLQHGNELMENWVHFSNIVTVSTTLIYTLLEAEGDERNLQLSSWRREALAQVDSCEELLGSFCAFWPGVTRFAEAFHLLAEGVRTKIGDTNSSEEPNLWVTPQTTSQTTTSVSNPRGVTPSAPQILALQATEPSFHAGTGTFAGPSPQFSDQALWDSWTVPDLIMDDQVAQMPSVQGMGLDALFASVGLNLFPDGTYHPLP; from the exons ATGTCTTCAGAGACATCGTCGGAGCGGTCGGCTCCCACTggaccgactcggcggcgcgcgccaagcggAGTGCCCCGTCTGAGCACACGCACGGTCGACGGCGGAGCCATCGCCTGCCAGCGATGCCATCACAGGAAGAAGAAG TGTGATCGCGAACGGCCGACCTGCGGCCCTTGCTCTCGAGTCAAGGCCGATTGCATCTACGACATCCCCATCTCTGATAGGTCACACCCCGG TTTCGTCACAAACCTGCTGTCTGAGAATGCGGCACAGAAAGAACAGCTCAGCACACTCCGCAGCCAACTGTCATGGCTCGAATCGcgcgtcaaggagctcgagcacgccagTGCTGCGACAGATACGGCTCTCGCGGCAGAGACGTTGCTCCTCCACGCCCTTCCCACGAATGTCATGCACCTCGATGAATCGATGGATACTTCCAGCAGCTTACCGCCGACCACAATGGATCGCGATACCTTAAACGATCCTGGAGGCCATGCGACACTTGCGGAGCGCATCATTCAGCAAATCCTTACCACCGAGAGGGGCTTGACGCTACGCCAGTCCATTGGGGAACAGCTCGGTGCACCAGACGACGATGAGTCTCGCGAGTCAGATCAAACCACGTCTCCACTTGCACCATGGCCTCCAAAACCTCTCGCGCGCAAGCTGGCCAATCTCTACCTCGACTGGACAATCGCCTTTTATCCCCTTGCCCGGAGATCCGAAGTGCTTGCAGA TGTGGATGAGCTATACGCTGTCGCAGGGTCAGATGTCCCAACAGATGACACGTTTCCCGACCCAGACATTCGAGTCTTCCGACTGCTTATCATCCTCGCCGGTGGTGTCAACATCGCCGAGACCCAGCGCGGATGTCCTCGTTCGGAAACGTCGACTTCGCTGTGCCATCAGGCGTATCGCCACTTCCCGGCCGTCTTTAGACGAAAGGAAGAA GAATGCATCGCAGGCATGACTCTGTACGCCAACTACTGCCTCCTCGACTTTGGGCGCATGTCCCCCCACCACGTCATTGGCATTGTGGCCAGGTTTGCTATCGAACTTGGTTTCCACAAGGAGGACCCATCGCTCCCCCTCGACCAGCAAgacgagcgacgccgactaTTCTACACCATCTAcaacctcgaccgcgtcgttGCTGTCACCAATTCCCAACCTCTCGCCATTCCCGACTCGATCATCACTGTGAAACTCCCGAACAAGGTCGAGGCAACCTCCCCCATCCACAGACACATTGAGGCCACAAGCTTCTTCTACCATGGTGTCGCCTACCGCCGCCTTTGTGGTTTAATCCTCGAGCAGGTTTACCTGTCACCCACCAAAGACCCAGCCGAAGCAGAGCAGGTTTTGTCCAACCTACACAATCACCTCGACAAGTGGTTCCGCGCCGTCCCTCTAAACGAGCAAGGCGAAACTTCGCTGCTCTTCGAGCTCTACCACAACGTCCTCCTCACGTCACTCTACCGCCCTTCACCACTCTTCAATTCAACACACCCGATGCGCATGTCTGGCTTGCGGCGCTCCGCCTGGAAGTCAGTCAAGCTGTACAGGAAGCTCCAGCACGGTAACGAACTCATGGAGAACTGGGTCCATTTCAGCAACATAGTCAccgtctcgacgacgctCATCTACACCTtactcgaggccgagggagACGAGCGCAACCTACAGCTGAGCTCGTGGCGACGAGAGGCCCTGGCTCAGGTTGACTCGTGCGAGGAGCTCCTTGGGAGCTTTTGTGCGTTCTGGCCTGGCGTCACCAGGTTTGCCGAGGCATTTCATCTATTGGCAGAGGGTGTCCGCACCAAGATTGGCGACACCAATTCATCTGAAGAGCCAAATCTATGGGTCACGCCCCAGACAACCTCTCAGACCACCACGAGCGTGTCCAACCCGAGGGGTGTGACACCTTCTGCCCCGCAAATCCTTGCCCTTCAGGCGACCGAGCCAAGCTTCCACGCTGGCACCGGCACGTTTGCAGGGCCATCACCCCAGTTTTCTGATCAAGCACTGTGGGACTCGTGGACAGTGCCCGACCTCATCATGGACGATCAAGTCGCCCAAATGCCTTCAGTACAAGGCATGGGGCTGGACGCCTTGTTTGCTAGCGTCGGCCTCAACCTGTTTCCAGATGGGACGTATCACCCTCTACCATAG
- the liz1_0 gene encoding Pantothenate transporter liz1: MASHPNSGPHTPSADDEKRSMTQQDVVEVVNNPSHPVQYTRWQKFVSAVWDPDYYLKSEAERRLVRKLDTYMLLIDQTNLANAYVSGLKEDLHIQANEYTRMLTIYNAVYCVLQVPSNMIVMKVRPSWWLAGCELGWTIFTFAQAAAQTVPQMYVFRFFVAFFEAAFQPVSYFLLGSWYTKKELGKRMAIWFSAAPLGNAFSGYMQAAIYKGLNGNHGIAGWRWLYIVCGCMTLPAVVCVFFLVPDFPNTTKAWYITEEEREMARKRCANNGTEDVHNVVSWSAFVDMAKGWRFWLIPFMYIFYGFCVQAYQYFGIFLKSAGFSVEMRNILPSSSWIASVPFQMFIGYISDKTGSRFEVIMSVLSLQLIPAVILAIWPKSTDLKIGAFFMNVIFFTTSIIYTWISEICHANAQERGVVLGLTNTAFFAVNAWLPNVVFLQTDAPSFRKGFPTLLACLVSCMILVCVVRILYTRQEKKRAIEAGLVDGDVEQTGVGIKH; the protein is encoded by the exons ATGGCCTCCCACCCCAACTCTGGACCGCACACTCCCTCTGCCGATGACGAAAAGCGTAGCATGACCCAGCAGGAtgttgtcgaggtcgtcaacaACCCCTCCCACCCCGTTCAGTACACCAGATGGCAAAAGTTTGTCTCTGCGGTCTGGGACCC AGACTACTACCTCAAGTCGGAGGCCGAGCGTCGCCTTGTTCGCAAGCTTGACACGTACAtgctc CTCATTGACCAAACCAACTTGGCCAACGCCTACGTC TCGGGCCTCAAGGAGGACCTCCACATCCAGGCCAATGAATACACTCGCATGTTGACCATCTACAATGCCGTCTACTGCGTGCTCCAAGTCCCTTCCAACATGATCGTCATGAAGGTTCGCCCGTCGtggtggctggctggttgtgAACTGGGCTGGACAATCTTCACGTTCGCCCAGGCGGCCGCTCAGACTGTACCCCAGATGTACGTCTTTCGCTTCTTTGTCGCCTTCTTCGAGGCAGCGTTCCAGCCCGTCTCCTACTTCTTGCTG GGCTCGTGGTACACCAAAAAGGAACTCGGCAAGCGCATGGCTATTTGGTTCTCGGCTGCTCCTCTGGGCAATG CCTTCTCTGGATACATGCAGGCGGCCATCTACAAGGGTCTGAACGGCAACCACGGCATCGCTGGCTGGCGTTGGCTGTACATCGTCTGCGGCTGCATGACTCTCCCGGCAGTCGTGTgcgtcttcttcctcgtccccGACTTCCCAAACACTACCAAGGCGTGGTACATTACCGAGGAAGAGCGCGAGATGGCCAGGAAGCGCTGCGCCAACAATGGCACTGAAGATGTCCACAACGTCGTCTCATGGAGCGCCTTTGTCGACATGGCCAAAGGCTGGCGCTTCTGGCTCATCCCCTTCATGTACATCTTCTATGGCTTCTGCGTACAGGCGTACCAGTACTTT GGTATCTTCCTCAAATCGGCTGGCTTCTCGGTCGAGATGCGCAACATcctcccctcgtcgtcctggaTCGCCTCCGTCCCCTTCCAGATGTTCATTGGGTACATTTCGGACAAGACGGGCTCGCGATTCGAGGTGATCATGTCGGTTCTCTCCCTGCAGCTCATCCCCGCCGTCATCCTTGCCATTTGGCCCAAGAGCACCGACCTCAAGATTGGCGCCTTCTTCATGAACGTCATCTTCTTCACCACCTCGATCATTTACACTTGGATCAGCGAGATCTGTCATGCCAACGCCcaggagcgcggcgttgTTCTTGGTCTGACCAACACGGCCTTCTTCGCCGTCAACGCCTGGCTGCCCaacgtcgtcttcctccaaACCGACGCCCCCAGCTTCCGCAAGGGCTTCCCAACTCTCCTCGCCTGCCTTGTCTCGTGCATGATCCTGGTCTGCGTCGTCAGGATCCTGTACACCAGgcaggagaagaagcggGCCATCGAGGCAGGCCTCGTGGACGGCGACGTTGAGCAGACGGGTGTGGGTATCAAGCACTAG
- the SPAC26A3.11_0 gene encoding Hydrolase codes for MPIAAATIDPTKGPKVNVALIQIQAGKEGGKQDQIKRMRELVLQAVKEGNDKNEPVHLIVLPEMWNGSTLHDELIANAEPVPEPGQAPSEWSSKSETVRALADAAIESKVWIIGGSIPEQGAERLYNTATVYSPEGALIAKYRKTHLFDLCLPKMTYKESDTFAPGDHLTTFDTPFGRFGLAICYDLRFAEIAILASRKGCTAVFYPAAFNTHTGPLHWELLQRGRALDNQIYVATCSCARDETAKYVIYGHSMAVSPMGKVIATAETEEKIVYATFDPQHIADTRAGIPLLTQRRFDLYPDILAVAEGNAQ; via the exons aTGCCtatcgccgccgccacgatCGACCCCACAAAGGGCCCCAAGGTCAATGTCGCCCTCATCCAGATTCAGGCgggcaaggagggcggcaAGCAGGACCAGATCAAGAGAATGCGCGAGCTCGTTCTCCAGGCTGTCAAGGAGGGCAACGACAAGAACGAGCCCGTGCACTTGATTGTCCTTCCCGAGATGTGGAACGGCTCCACT CTCCACGACGAGCTTATCGCCAATGCCGAGCCCGTCCCAGAGCCCGGACAGGCCCCCTCAGAGTGGTCGTCCAAGTCGGAGACGGttcgcgccctcgccgacgctgccaTCGAGTCCAAGGTCTGGATCATTGGTGGCAGCATTCCCGAGCAGGGCGCCGAGAGGTTGTACAACACGGCGACCGTCTACTCGCCCGAGGGTGCACTCATCGCCAAGTACCGCAAGACGCACCTGTTCGACCTGTGTCTCCCGAAGATGACCTACAAGGAAAGCGACACCTTTGCCCCGGGCGACCACCTCACCACCTTTGACACACCCTTTGGCCGCTTCGGTCTTGCAAT CTGCTATGACTTGCGCTTTGCCGAGATTGCCATCCTCGCGTCTCGCAAGGGCTGCACGGCCGTCTTCTACCCCGCGGCGTTCAACACCCACACTGGCCCCCTCCACTGGGAGCTCTTACAGCGTGGACGCGCGCTTGACAACCAGATCTACGTCGCCACCTGCTCATGCGCCCGTGATGAGACGGCAAAGTATGTGATCTACGGCCACTCGATGGCCGTTTCGCCCATGGGCAAGGTCATTGCGACtgccgagaccgaggagaAGATTGTCTACGCCACCTTTG ACCCTCAGCACATTGCCGACACTCGCGCTGGCATCCCCCTTCTCACCCAGCGGAGGTTTGACTTGTACCCCGACAtcctcgccgttgccgagggCAATGCCCAGTAG